In the Elusimicrobiales bacterium genome, one interval contains:
- the dprA gene encoding DNA-processing protein DprA gives MTLAAEDRLARLRAAGYCWLRTDWFLRLERLCGGAAQALKLSPAALSAQGGMSAGTAEQFLKDSAAVNPQAELDKTAKAGGKIVFLGEEDYPAQLAEIIDPPLALYILGNADFPRAAAAIVGTRKPTAYGRRVAARLARDMSECGLVIASGLARGIDSVAHAAALEAKGATWAVIGTGIGRCYPAENADLAREIVKGGGAIISEYNFDTGPKPHHFPRRNRIISGLSRAVAVIEGAVTSGALITAKLALEQGREVFAVPGLIDNPMSEGPNLLIKDGAGVLRNAADIIDALPLHCRFGIKMPEQSNAALAPKAPAVPLSRDEAAALECIGAQSLTLDAVVEKTGWTVPRAAAALFELETKSAVTCRNGEYSRKL, from the coding sequence ATGACTCTCGCCGCCGAAGACAGGCTGGCGCGGCTGCGCGCCGCCGGCTACTGCTGGCTGAGGACGGACTGGTTCCTGCGGCTTGAGCGGCTTTGCGGCGGCGCGGCGCAGGCGCTGAAGCTTTCGCCCGCGGCGCTGTCGGCGCAGGGCGGAATGTCGGCGGGAACCGCGGAGCAGTTTCTCAAGGACTCCGCCGCCGTCAACCCGCAGGCGGAGCTGGACAAAACCGCTAAAGCGGGGGGGAAAATTGTTTTTCTCGGAGAAGAGGACTATCCCGCCCAGCTCGCCGAGATAATCGACCCGCCGCTTGCGCTCTATATCCTGGGCAATGCCGATTTCCCGCGCGCGGCGGCTGCGATAGTGGGAACGCGCAAGCCCACCGCTTACGGCAGGCGGGTGGCGGCGCGGCTGGCGCGCGACATGAGCGAGTGCGGGCTTGTGATAGCCAGCGGGCTGGCGCGCGGCATAGACAGCGTCGCCCACGCCGCCGCGCTGGAGGCCAAAGGCGCGACATGGGCCGTAATCGGCACCGGCATCGGGCGCTGCTACCCGGCGGAAAACGCCGACCTGGCGCGCGAGATAGTCAAAGGCGGCGGCGCGATAATAAGCGAATACAATTTTGACACGGGCCCCAAACCGCATCACTTTCCCCGGCGCAACCGCATAATATCCGGGCTTTCTCGCGCGGTGGCCGTCATAGAAGGTGCGGTTACCTCCGGCGCGCTGATAACGGCCAAACTGGCGCTGGAGCAGGGGCGCGAAGTCTTCGCCGTGCCGGGGCTGATAGACAATCCCATGAGCGAAGGCCCCAATCTGCTTATAAAAGACGGCGCGGGGGTGCTGCGCAACGCCGCCGACATCATAGACGCGCTGCCGCTCCACTGCCGCTTCGGCATAAAAATGCCGGAGCAGAGCAACGCCGCGCTTGCGCCGAAGGCCCCCGCAGTTCCGCTTTCGCGCGACGAGGCCGCCGCGCTGGAATGCATAGGCGCGCAGTCGCTCACGCTGGACGCGGTGGTTGAAAAAACGGGCTGGACGGTTCCGCGCGCCGCGGCTGCGCTGTTTGAGCTGGAAACCAAA
- a CDS encoding tetratricopeptide repeat protein, giving the protein MKFLLALALLAGGGVYLWDRYDSDSLLNWAAKNVNSQHSEEVEYGVGICNYYADNREKAVKAFSQLIDLHGAGKYAADALYYRASLYQAMGDRGRALADYSRLSESFPDAAKAALARTSLTMLR; this is encoded by the coding sequence GTGAAATTCCTCCTGGCGCTGGCGCTGCTTGCCGGCGGCGGGGTATACCTGTGGGACCGGTATGATTCCGATTCGCTGTTGAACTGGGCCGCGAAAAACGTCAACTCCCAGCACAGCGAGGAGGTGGAATACGGCGTCGGCATATGCAATTATTACGCGGACAACCGGGAAAAGGCCGTGAAGGCGTTCTCTCAACTGATTGATTTGCACGGCGCCGGCAAATACGCCGCCGATGCGCTTTATTACCGCGCCTCGCTTTACCAGGCCATGGGCGACAGAGGACGCGCCCTTGCCGACTATTCCAGGCTTTCCGAATCTTTCCCCGACGCCGCCAAAGCCGCCCTGGCGCGCACCAGCCTGACAATGCTCAGATGA
- the hutI gene encoding imidazolonepropionase: MEKPLLIANIGQLLTFAGPDAPRAGAAMSDTGLVRGAGVIISAGKTVFAGAMKEAARHPLARRARVLDAQGRVALPGFCDSHTHPVFAAPRLADFRLRLKGAGYAEIKAAGGGIASSAAAVRKASLRELAEMTAARFDRFLSCGTTSLEAKSGYGLSLDAEIKSLLAIRRAAELSPVDVAPTLLAAHSVPPEFSGADKYCDYIIREILPAAARRKLAVFCDIFCEKGFFSPAQTLRLMRAARALGLAPKVHAEQLGRYGGARAAARCGAISADHLDYCGAGEIAALKKAGVMAVLLPASNHFLGMGKYPPARDMIARGLPVALATDFNPGTSPCWNMQFAVSLACLKMKLSPEEALCAATVNGAWAMGLGGRAGVIAAGRQADIALFDAKDYREIAYYFGGSLCHSVIKKGRIICIIKPL, from the coding sequence ATGGAGAAGCCGCTTCTCATAGCCAATATCGGGCAATTGCTTACCTTTGCCGGGCCGGATGCGCCGCGCGCGGGCGCGGCCATGTCGGACACCGGACTTGTGCGCGGCGCCGGCGTCATAATTTCAGCCGGCAAAACGGTTTTCGCCGGGGCCATGAAGGAGGCCGCGCGCCATCCGCTTGCCCGGCGCGCCCGCGTTCTGGACGCGCAAGGCCGCGTCGCCCTGCCCGGCTTCTGCGACAGCCACACCCATCCGGTATTCGCCGCGCCCCGGCTGGCGGATTTCCGGCTGCGCCTCAAAGGCGCGGGTTACGCGGAAATAAAAGCCGCCGGAGGCGGCATAGCCTCAAGCGCGGCGGCGGTGCGCAAGGCCTCCCTCCGGGAACTGGCGGAGATGACGGCAGCGCGCTTTGACAGGTTTCTTTCCTGCGGCACCACCTCGCTGGAGGCAAAAAGCGGCTACGGCCTTTCACTGGACGCGGAGATTAAAAGCCTGCTGGCCATACGCAGGGCGGCGGAACTTTCCCCTGTTGACGTAGCGCCGACGCTGCTGGCCGCGCATTCCGTGCCGCCGGAATTTTCCGGGGCGGACAAATACTGCGATTATATCATCCGTGAAATACTGCCCGCCGCAGCGCGGCGCAAGCTGGCGGTTTTCTGCGACATTTTCTGCGAAAAAGGCTTCTTTTCCCCTGCCCAGACACTGCGGCTGATGCGCGCGGCGCGCGCGCTGGGGCTGGCGCCCAAAGTCCATGCCGAGCAGTTGGGGCGTTACGGCGGCGCGCGCGCTGCGGCGCGCTGCGGCGCAATCTCCGCCGACCATCTGGATTATTGCGGCGCGGGGGAGATTGCCGCCCTGAAAAAAGCCGGCGTCATGGCTGTGCTGCTGCCGGCGTCAAACCACTTCCTGGGAATGGGCAAATACCCGCCCGCCCGCGATATGATTGCGCGCGGCCTGCCCGTCGCGCTGGCGACGGATTTCAACCCCGGCACAAGCCCATGCTGGAACATGCAGTTTGCGGTGTCGCTTGCCTGTCTTAAAATGAAGCTCTCGCCGGAAGAGGCCCTCTGCGCCGCCACGGTCAACGGCGCCTGGGCGATGGGGCTTGGCGGCAGGGCCGGAGTCATAGCCGCGGGCAGGCAGGCCGACATCGCGCTGTTTGACGCCAAAGACTACCGCGAAATCGCCTACTACTTCGGCGGCAGCCTGTGCCATTCCGTAATAAAAAAAGGAAGGATAATATGTATAATAAAGCCGCTATGA
- a CDS encoding glycoside hydrolase family 3 N-terminal domain-containing protein has product MQILLSLALLCGGVHAQGALSPLELEIGQMIMPAADVSRIDRFKDAIERGEIGGILLQWGKFDSEITAEAASRLQSWAAKSPLGRPLLVAVDYEGGPVFSPETLGLPDLPTNMMMGASGSERDCAFLFYLAGQELKKAGINMNFAPVLDINTEPENPIIGVRAFGDNPADAARLGAAVIGGLNAAGVAPVAKHFPGHGAAFADSHKRLPVIYLSSAALAEHILPFERAASSSGAAGIMTAHALYPALDGANIATFSTAVVQGMLRGETGYRGLVVSDSLDMKAASPALADVPRAAARAAAAGVNLLLTGGGDYAGARSAIMRGVEDGAVPRSAVAESCRLVGEVKAKYAASPPEPAMATDVSSSYLDVSRKIAREAVTVVRSSSGMVPFVPAAARIPVCAVFFVPARFSDNMIPFSGAVMGRGWTIQQYNSRVSPGRVDEARALECAAWADITVIGSFQWAGSPVRKQVGLVRKLLRKARNPVLVSLMNPYDINMYPEAKNVIAIYGTTKFSAAALGEILTGQIPPQGRLPVKLKPWQSSGKPHAE; this is encoded by the coding sequence ATGCAGATTTTGCTTTCGCTTGCGCTGCTGTGCGGGGGCGTTCATGCGCAGGGCGCGCTTTCCCCTCTGGAACTTGAAATCGGGCAGATGATAATGCCCGCCGCCGACGTTTCCAGGATTGACCGCTTCAAGGACGCCATAGAGCGCGGCGAGATAGGCGGTATTCTGCTGCAATGGGGAAAATTTGATTCCGAAATAACAGCCGAAGCCGCGTCCAGGCTGCAATCCTGGGCGGCAAAAAGCCCGCTTGGCCGCCCGCTGCTGGTCGCCGTGGATTACGAGGGCGGGCCGGTTTTCTCGCCCGAAACGCTGGGCCTGCCGGATTTGCCGACCAATATGATGATGGGCGCCTCCGGCTCGGAGCGGGACTGCGCGTTCCTGTTCTATCTCGCAGGGCAGGAGCTTAAAAAGGCGGGAATCAACATGAATTTCGCGCCGGTGCTGGATATAAACACCGAGCCGGAAAATCCCATCATAGGCGTGCGCGCTTTCGGCGACAATCCGGCTGATGCGGCCCGGCTGGGCGCGGCCGTTATCGGCGGGCTTAACGCGGCGGGCGTGGCGCCGGTGGCCAAGCATTTTCCGGGGCACGGGGCCGCCTTTGCCGATTCGCACAAGCGGCTGCCGGTAATATACCTTTCCTCCGCCGCGCTGGCGGAGCATATCCTGCCGTTTGAGCGGGCTGCCTCCTCCTCGGGCGCGGCGGGGATAATGACGGCGCATGCGCTCTATCCCGCGCTGGACGGCGCGAATATAGCCACATTTTCCACCGCTGTCGTGCAGGGGATGCTGCGCGGCGAAACCGGCTACAGGGGGCTTGTGGTCTCCGACAGCCTGGACATGAAGGCCGCCTCCCCTGCGCTGGCGGATGTGCCGCGGGCAGCGGCGCGCGCCGCCGCGGCGGGCGTGAACCTGCTGCTTACCGGCGGCGGGGATTATGCCGGCGCGCGGAGCGCCATTATGCGCGGCGTGGAAGACGGCGCCGTCCCCCGTTCCGCCGTCGCCGAAAGCTGCCGGCTGGTGGGCGAGGTGAAGGCGAAATACGCCGCCTCGCCGCCGGAACCGGCGATGGCTACGGACGTGTCATCCAGCTATCTTGACGTGTCGCGCAAAATCGCGCGGGAGGCGGTTACCGTGGTGCGCAGCTCAAGCGGCATGGTCCCTTTCGTTCCGGCGGCGGCGCGAATTCCGGTATGCGCGGTGTTTTTCGTGCCGGCGCGGTTTTCGGACAATATGATTCCCTTTTCAGGCGCGGTAATGGGCAGGGGCTGGACCATTCAGCAGTATAATTCCCGCGTTTCGCCGGGCCGTGTTGACGAGGCCCGCGCCCTGGAATGCGCCGCCTGGGCGGATATCACGGTTATAGGCAGTTTCCAGTGGGCCGGCAGCCCGGTCAGAAAGCAGGTCGGGCTTGTCAGAAAACTTTTGCGGAAGGCGCGCAATCCGGTGCTTGTCTCGCTTATGAACCCTTATGATATAAACATGTACCCGGAAGCAAAAAACGTCATCGCCATTTACGGAACCACGAAATTTTCAGCCGCCGCGCTGGGCGAGATTTTGACCGGGCAAATCCCCCCCCAAGGCCGCCTGCCGGTGAAATTGAAGCCATGGCAATCCTCCGGCAAGCCGCATGCGGAGTGA
- a CDS encoding ATP-binding protein, with protein sequence MADYFHRNLEPALKAALKQFPAVIVTGPRQSGKTSLVKAVLSGSHKYISLETPDIRAFALQDPRGFLERNKPPVVMDEIQYAPELLSYIKELVDADRDKMGQFVLTGSQNFLLMQGVSQSLAGRARILELYPLALSENPKHRIPAVKNQATAANWMLCGSYPELHRRKELEFRAWQNAYMSTYIERDVRQILKVGDLNTFSQFVRVLASQAGGLLNMSAVSTETGISVNSVKNWLSVLNASYQTIVLPPFYLKFKKRLIHAPKIYFADTGTLSNLLGFSDSKQLPDGPQSGYLFENLVAGELFRLFANSGEKPAAYYWRTAANDEVDFIVEWKGKFHAIECKFSATPSPAHAKGIEAFAKEIPAAKQGIRAIIYPCDATLAKSLSSDKLRIIPLSALAIAKTPPELLLDSAA encoded by the coding sequence ATGGCTGATTACTTTCACAGAAATCTGGAGCCCGCGTTAAAAGCCGCGCTCAAACAATTCCCCGCAGTTATTGTTACCGGGCCGCGTCAATCCGGCAAAACGTCGCTTGTAAAAGCGGTTCTGTCCGGCTCTCACAAATATATTTCCCTTGAAACGCCCGATATCCGGGCATTTGCCTTGCAGGACCCGCGCGGCTTTCTTGAACGGAACAAGCCGCCGGTGGTAATGGATGAAATCCAGTACGCGCCGGAGCTTTTGAGCTATATTAAAGAACTGGTTGACGCGGACCGCGACAAGATGGGGCAGTTTGTCCTCACAGGCTCGCAGAATTTTCTTTTGATGCAGGGCGTTTCGCAATCGTTAGCCGGACGGGCGCGGATACTGGAGCTTTACCCGCTTGCCCTCTCCGAGAATCCGAAACATCGCATTCCTGCCGTAAAAAATCAGGCAACAGCCGCCAATTGGATGCTGTGCGGCAGCTATCCGGAGTTGCATCGTCGCAAGGAACTGGAATTTCGCGCATGGCAGAATGCGTATATGTCCACTTATATTGAGCGGGATGTCCGCCAGATACTCAAAGTGGGCGACTTAAATACTTTCAGCCAGTTTGTCCGCGTTTTGGCCAGCCAGGCCGGAGGCCTGCTGAATATGTCTGCCGTTTCCACGGAGACGGGCATCTCCGTAAATTCGGTAAAAAATTGGCTTTCCGTTTTAAATGCCAGCTATCAAACCATAGTGCTGCCGCCGTTTTATCTGAAATTCAAAAAGCGGCTTATCCATGCGCCCAAGATTTATTTCGCCGATACGGGGACATTATCTAACCTGCTCGGGTTTTCGGATAGCAAGCAACTGCCGGACGGTCCGCAATCCGGCTATTTGTTTGAAAATCTGGTCGCGGGCGAGCTGTTCCGCCTGTTTGCCAACTCCGGCGAGAAACCGGCTGCGTATTACTGGCGCACCGCCGCCAATGACGAGGTGGATTTTATCGTGGAGTGGAAAGGCAAATTTCACGCGATTGAATGCAAATTTTCAGCTACGCCATCGCCTGCGCATGCCAAAGGCATTGAAGCGTTTGCCAAAGAAATCCCCGCCGCAAAGCAGGGAATCCGGGCTATTATCTATCCATGCGACGCAACGCTTGCCAAGTCACTGAGTTCCGACAAGCTGCGGATTATCCCGCTATCCGCGCTTGCAATCGCAAAAACGCCGCCAGAGTTGCTGTTAGATAGTGCCGCGTAA
- a CDS encoding lysozyme inhibitor LprI family protein: protein MNGTILAAAACLLLASGAKAAPPLSSVIDEAYKICAGRAQADKPAMTECAMEAEGNWDKHIEETYSKLMDTLDPQGRNTLEQEQGGWLAHRSEAFDAMDAACANSTSRMECNAAAAASKMKFVRARAANLEKALKKASGVTTASFNWETDGSPAQTRGQYISCSGLGQSSCMSHRGCSWITRPGVGGYCIGTYCVGMNCR from the coding sequence ATGAACGGAACAATTCTTGCGGCTGCGGCATGTCTGCTGCTGGCATCGGGTGCGAAGGCAGCTCCCCCTCTGTCGTCCGTCATAGACGAGGCATACAAAATCTGCGCGGGCAGGGCGCAAGCCGACAAACCGGCAATGACCGAGTGCGCCATGGAAGCCGAAGGCAACTGGGACAAACACATAGAGGAAACTTACAGCAAGCTAATGGACACGCTGGACCCGCAGGGGCGGAACACGCTTGAGCAGGAACAGGGCGGCTGGCTGGCTCACCGCTCGGAGGCTTTTGACGCCATGGACGCAGCCTGCGCCAACTCCACATCCCGCATGGAGTGCAATGCGGCGGCAGCGGCCTCGAAAATGAAATTTGTCCGCGCAAGGGCGGCAAATCTGGAAAAAGCCCTCAAAAAGGCCTCGGGAGTTACAACGGCATCATTCAACTGGGAGACCGACGGTTCCCCGGCACAGACCAGGGGCCAGTATATTTCCTGCTCGGGGCTTGGCCAAAGCTCATGCATGTCACACCGCGGCTGTTCGTGGATAACAAGGCCGGGCGTCGGAGGCTATTGCATCGGAACCTATTGCGTCGGCATGAACTGTCGATAA
- a CDS encoding DnaA/Hda family protein, producing the protein MITKWLLSKYPSETDMDRHALFMDGDIKDLRLVMNKFSKLAESSHRAGSPYTYAVFLAHVTPAMRDAVRSAMPGICRLAEQTNPSSRPVPKHDMDFFNKLTQSLLNLQNEKTNPAGGLPQPESAAQSAPPPELAQNADFGTADAPAPYMPDGDGSAFFRGLEDQLLQLDKNRAEQEVAVPGQSAPQPAQNTGATPFPAPQPELPPETPAQDAPMFQDLRIQQEPVAPQPAPEAAPAGYEAAQPLPAFMPQATPAAQPEPFPATPAPQPDETAPSPFQQTSPQTDTFPHPGDTVTPPETQTQPAMPEPIIQAVAPQEPDAAAMQPIAQQPVQEAPLPAPQPAQPAQPPSAPPTPPRTPPPAATEGRTQPPLEEIPSVPSSPADTPPSMRPARHAATLQHIRRANFQWDICAPLNPLWTMDTVLTGSHNRAVHAKASAITDNPGSFFNPYFISGAPGSGKTHLLNAVYYGMEKSLGPGTVMYTTGMRLSKGIRRAVDQGTWQELDAQLSALSAIVVDDINLMVMTSSNRDLLAQTLGSFPGNRKQMVASSVFGRRALGDFEAMWNTHLPSGYEGSIACPDPQTAKDTLLRMLDKSDLSFPNIQDNVLFSGESPLETGQVNMSRLHKLKGAMGSEFPNEPQRMTELLALPLGAQLEIPTAEEIEQAEKFSPPNSNEWGRWGVYYPEGEENLARYTLMRLYERAQELGIDGWFETAFMKSYSNPNAYTTPIEMADTCDNSKLRGALLVGPMPSTDFIKLEKDFFHTFTRAFEGLGMQCATLATQKTKHPQSYTAILTDLALF; encoded by the coding sequence ATGATTACCAAATGGCTGCTTTCAAAATACCCCTCCGAAACCGATATGGACCGCCACGCGCTTTTCATGGACGGAGACATAAAGGATTTGCGGCTGGTGATGAACAAATTTTCAAAACTCGCGGAAAGCTCTCACAGGGCCGGCTCGCCGTACACGTATGCGGTTTTTCTGGCGCATGTAACCCCCGCCATGCGCGACGCGGTCCGCTCCGCCATGCCCGGAATATGCCGGCTTGCGGAACAGACCAACCCCTCCAGCCGCCCCGTGCCCAAGCACGACATGGATTTTTTCAACAAGCTGACGCAAAGCCTCCTCAACCTGCAAAACGAGAAAACCAATCCGGCGGGAGGGCTGCCCCAGCCGGAGTCCGCGGCGCAGAGCGCGCCCCCGCCGGAATTAGCGCAAAACGCGGACTTCGGAACCGCGGACGCGCCCGCCCCCTATATGCCCGACGGCGACGGCAGTGCCTTTTTCCGCGGACTGGAGGATCAGCTTCTGCAACTGGACAAGAACCGCGCGGAGCAGGAAGTTGCGGTCCCGGGCCAGTCCGCCCCCCAGCCTGCGCAAAACACTGGCGCAACGCCGTTCCCCGCGCCACAGCCGGAACTGCCGCCGGAAACGCCGGCGCAGGATGCGCCCATGTTCCAGGATTTGAGAATTCAGCAGGAGCCGGTTGCGCCCCAGCCCGCGCCGGAAGCCGCGCCCGCAGGCTATGAGGCGGCGCAGCCTCTGCCCGCTTTCATGCCGCAGGCCACGCCCGCCGCGCAGCCGGAGCCTTTTCCCGCAACCCCCGCCCCGCAGCCGGATGAGACAGCGCCATCGCCGTTCCAGCAGACCTCGCCGCAAACAGACACTTTTCCCCATCCGGGCGACACGGTAACGCCCCCGGAAACCCAGACGCAGCCCGCCATGCCGGAACCCATTATCCAGGCCGTTGCTCCGCAGGAGCCTGATGCCGCCGCAATGCAACCGATTGCGCAGCAGCCCGTTCAGGAAGCGCCGCTCCCGGCCCCGCAACCCGCGCAGCCGGCTCAGCCGCCGTCCGCTCCGCCAACACCGCCCCGCACTCCGCCCCCCGCCGCCACGGAGGGAAGGACGCAGCCTCCGCTTGAGGAAATACCGTCCGTCCCGTCCTCCCCGGCGGACACTCCGCCCTCCATGCGTCCGGCCAGGCATGCCGCAACCCTGCAGCACATCAGGCGGGCCAATTTCCAGTGGGACATCTGCGCCCCGCTGAACCCGTTATGGACCATGGACACGGTTCTGACCGGCTCCCACAACCGCGCGGTGCACGCCAAGGCTTCCGCGATAACGGACAATCCGGGGTCTTTTTTCAACCCGTATTTCATCAGCGGCGCGCCGGGCAGCGGCAAAACGCATCTTCTTAACGCGGTGTATTACGGGATGGAGAAATCGCTGGGGCCCGGGACTGTCATGTATACCACGGGCATGCGCCTGTCAAAAGGCATACGGCGCGCGGTGGACCAGGGAACCTGGCAGGAACTGGACGCGCAGCTCTCCGCCCTGTCCGCCATAGTGGTTGATGATATAAACCTTATGGTGATGACCTCCTCCAACAGGGATTTGCTTGCTCAGACCCTGGGCAGCTTTCCCGGCAACCGCAAGCAGATGGTGGCCTCGTCTGTGTTCGGCAGGCGGGCGCTTGGGGATTTTGAAGCGATGTGGAACACCCATCTGCCTTCGGGCTACGAAGGCTCCATCGCCTGTCCGGACCCGCAGACCGCCAAAGACACGCTGCTGAGAATGCTGGACAAGTCGGACCTTTCATTTCCGAACATACAGGACAATGTTCTTTTCAGCGGCGAGTCTCCGCTGGAAACCGGACAGGTCAATATGTCCAGGCTGCACAAGCTCAAAGGCGCCATGGGTTCCGAATTTCCCAACGAACCGCAGCGCATGACGGAGCTTCTGGCCCTGCCGCTTGGCGCGCAGCTTGAAATCCCCACCGCGGAAGAGATAGAACAGGCCGAGAAATTTTCGCCGCCGAACTCCAACGAATGGGGCCGCTGGGGGGTTTACTACCCCGAGGGCGAGGAGAATCTGGCGCGCTACACGCTTATGCGCCTCTACGAGCGCGCTCAGGAGCTTGGCATAGACGGCTGGTTTGAAACGGCGTTCATGAAATCCTACAGCAACCCCAACGCCTACACCACCCCCATAGAAATGGCCGACACTTGCGACAACAGCAAGCTAAGGGGCGCGCTGCTTGTGGGCCCCATGCCGTCCACGGATTTCATAAAACTGGAGAAAGATTTCTTCCACACCTTCACCCGTGCTTTTGAGGGGCTTGGCATGCAGTGCGCCACACTTGCCACGCAGAAGACGAAACACCCCCAGTCGTACACCGCAATCCTGACTGACCTGGCGCTGTTCTGA
- a CDS encoding ABC transporter substrate-binding protein — protein sequence MTAKIAFLLASFCAPAWAGGAFVTVLPDKPSTLDPAAVCDHYSLAVAFNIYEPLLFFGDTYSDFKPAISSETPSRENGLVSPDGLVYTFPIRKDVKFHDGTPLTAEDVRYSLVRLMMMDAPGRPAALFLRPLLGVGSIRGPDGGFRVKYEDFAKAVRADGSSVVITLKKPYSRFLEIAASWPFVMSKSWTAAHGGWDGAPDTWQKHASAPSGAETEANGTGPFRLENFTSATGRAVLARNGNYWRAPARANRLVFLTEPSENTRQAMLEAGDADFADFSRASLPHLRGMKTVTITEGLPNRSVKFAAFNFAIAVASNPMAGSGLLDGKGVPPDFFADENARKGFAFALDYGKLLDMSGGGAIRPATPLRRPGGPESPPYSLNPEKAARHLKKAHGGRLWKNGFYIEAVCGDGDYESRAAMELLACGLKKLNPNFRLRVKTMPLPELLNRLPESRFPIFALKAESDTPGFYGLAFTMLHSEGAVPYAQHYRNPQADKYLDGAFGGAIALEKLDRIYAQDAPYMLLFTTDAFVARREGAFGPDALTGVFALHNYPDYYKVEKR from the coding sequence ATGACCGCGAAAATCGCTTTTCTGCTTGCTTCATTCTGCGCCCCGGCCTGGGCGGGGGGGGCTTTTGTGACTGTCCTGCCGGACAAGCCCTCCACGCTGGACCCCGCCGCGGTTTGCGACCACTACAGCCTGGCGGTGGCTTTCAATATCTACGAGCCGCTTCTGTTTTTCGGGGACACCTACTCCGATTTCAAACCAGCAATCAGTTCGGAAACGCCGTCGCGGGAAAACGGCCTGGTCTCTCCGGACGGGCTGGTTTACACATTCCCCATACGCAAGGACGTCAAATTCCACGACGGAACCCCGCTGACGGCGGAGGATGTGCGATACTCCCTTGTCCGGCTGATGATGATGGACGCTCCGGGCCGCCCCGCCGCGCTTTTTCTGAGGCCGCTGCTGGGTGTCGGCTCCATACGCGGGCCGGACGGCGGCTTCCGGGTCAAGTACGAGGATTTCGCCAAGGCCGTCCGCGCGGACGGCTCCAGTGTGGTCATAACCCTTAAAAAACCGTATTCCCGGTTTCTGGAAATTGCGGCCTCATGGCCTTTTGTGATGTCAAAGTCATGGACTGCGGCGCATGGCGGCTGGGACGGCGCGCCGGATACATGGCAGAAGCACGCCTCCGCCCCGTCCGGCGCGGAAACCGAAGCCAACGGCACCGGCCCGTTCAGGCTGGAGAATTTCACCAGCGCAACGGGACGCGCCGTGCTGGCCAGAAACGGAAACTACTGGCGCGCGCCCGCCCGGGCAAACCGCCTTGTTTTTCTGACCGAGCCTTCCGAGAATACCCGCCAGGCCATGCTGGAAGCCGGCGACGCCGATTTCGCGGATTTCTCCCGCGCCAGCCTGCCTCATTTACGCGGGATGAAAACCGTAACGATAACCGAAGGGCTGCCGAACCGCTCCGTCAAATTCGCGGCATTCAATTTCGCCATCGCGGTGGCCTCCAACCCGATGGCGGGAAGCGGGCTGCTGGACGGCAAAGGCGTGCCGCCGGATTTTTTCGCGGACGAGAACGCGCGCAAGGGATTTGCCTTCGCCCTGGATTACGGCAAGCTGCTGGACATGTCGGGAGGCGGGGCAATCCGCCCTGCTACCCCGCTGCGCCGGCCCGGCGGGCCGGAATCCCCGCCCTATTCCTTAAACCCGGAGAAGGCGGCCCGGCATCTCAAAAAAGCGCACGGCGGACGGCTGTGGAAAAACGGGTTTTACATAGAGGCGGTCTGCGGGGACGGGGATTATGAATCGCGCGCCGCAATGGAACTGCTGGCTTGCGGGCTTAAAAAGCTAAACCCCAATTTCAGGCTGCGCGTAAAAACCATGCCTCTGCCGGAACTGCTGAACCGGCTGCCGGAAAGCCGCTTCCCGATATTCGCCCTGAAGGCGGAATCGGACACCCCCGGTTTTTACGGCCTGGCGTTTACGATGCTGCACTCGGAAGGCGCCGTTCCTTACGCGCAGCATTACCGCAACCCGCAGGCCGACAAATATCTGGACGGCGCATTCGGCGGCGCAATCGCGCTGGAAAAATTGGACCGCATCTACGCCCAGGACGCGCCGTACATGCTGCTTTTCACTACTGACGCTTTCGTCGCGCGCCGGGAGGGCGCCTTCGGCCCGGACGCGCTGACCGGCGTGTTCGCCCTGCACAATTACCCGGATTACTACAAAGTGGAGAAACGCTGA